Within Limnohabitans sp. 2KL-27, the genomic segment CGATCTTGTCAAACAGCAAGTTGATGCGCTCTTGCAAGCGCTCATGCTCGAGCACCAGCGCATCCCCAATCATCACGCGGCTCATGCCGGGGTTTTTTTCGGCGAACTGAAACAGCAAGGCCACGATGCGGGCCGCTTGTTGGGGGCCGGGGGGTTCGCGGTCGGTGACCTGCCGAATCAAACCGATGACGGACTGGTCAACAAAATCAATCAGCCCTTCGAACATCTGGGCTTTGCTGGCGAAGTGGCGGTACAAAGCCGCCTCGCTCACGCCAATTTTGGCGGCCAGGCTGGCAGTGGTGACACGCTCTGCACCCGGCTGCTCCAGCATGTTGGCCACGGTTTGCAAAATTTGCAAACGCC encodes:
- the slmA gene encoding nucleoid occlusion factor SlmA, with protein sequence MSDQEQASERFSDGDGSPARKRPRPGERRLQILQTVANMLEQPGAERVTTASLAAKIGVSEAALYRHFASKAQMFEGLIDFVDQSVIGLIRQVTDREPPGPQQAARIVALLFQFAEKNPGMSRVMIGDALVLEHERLQERINLLFDKIEAQLRQSLKGMESATPTADVQVTASLLVAFMQGRLQRFARSGFKRLPSEHLQAALARML